One genomic window of Moorella glycerini includes the following:
- a CDS encoding nucleotidyltransferase family protein, which translates to MQAVILAGGFGTRLRPVVPDLPKALAKIGSRPFLKYQLAWLASYGTREVILCLGYRSQAVLSYLSEVNTEGIQVISSIEQEPLGTAGALKHAEHLLAERFLVVNGDTFVDVNLTALVEYHYRKVSFLTMVLANVEDATAYGQVKINNEGRVVSFQEKVPGRGQVNAGVYFMEKSVLRYIPPDQPYSMERELLPKLLTRGELVYGFVHEGYFIDIGTPLNYRRAQEELPGRFM; encoded by the coding sequence GTGCAAGCTGTTATTCTCGCCGGAGGCTTTGGTACCCGGCTCCGTCCTGTGGTCCCAGATCTACCTAAAGCCCTCGCCAAGATAGGAAGCAGGCCGTTTTTGAAATACCAGTTAGCGTGGTTGGCTTCATATGGAACGAGAGAAGTAATTCTTTGCCTGGGCTACCGCTCTCAAGCGGTCCTATCCTATTTAAGTGAAGTAAACACAGAAGGTATTCAGGTGATATCGTCAATAGAACAGGAGCCATTGGGAACCGCGGGCGCCCTCAAGCACGCAGAACACCTTTTAGCGGAGAGATTTTTGGTTGTAAATGGCGATACATTTGTAGATGTTAACCTGACTGCCCTTGTAGAGTACCATTACAGAAAGGTTAGCTTCTTGACCATGGTGCTTGCTAACGTAGAAGATGCCACTGCCTATGGCCAGGTTAAGATTAACAATGAAGGCAGAGTTGTCTCCTTTCAAGAAAAAGTTCCTGGGAGGGGACAGGTTAATGCCGGGGTGTACTTTATGGAGAAGTCGGTGTTAAGGTATATTCCCCCAGATCAGCCTTACTCAATGGAAAGGGAGTTATTGCCCAAATTGCTTACTCGCGGCGAATTAGTTTATGGCTTTGTTCATGAGGGTTACTTTATTGATATCGGCACGCCATTAAATTATAGGCGAGCCCAAGAAGAATTGCCGGGGAGGTTTATGTGA
- a CDS encoding MvdC/MvdD family ATP grasp protein: MIEKKIMIASGAMNKELILLLTNKEDLTADFVVLELQKRGIPYYRFNTEDFPTKVKASIFFDVDTLHGYIEDERHYIDMQKVKSIWYRRPKRAILPEKFGDFKTFCINESWFFIRGFWESIDCFWVSHPYSLENARSKIKQLQVAKELGFDIPKTLITNQPEEVRKFFDYLKGKMVVKPVKSGIVRGENNEFVIHTSKVNEEHLLNLEDLRFAPSIFQELLPKKYDIRVTVIGQNVFPVEIHSQDNPDAMIDWRKPQDVDLVHKSHHLPPLLADKCLKLTRYYGLQFAAIDLVLTPDNQYYFLEINPNGQWAWIQQKTGLPLTERLVDLLTGVQ, from the coding sequence TTGATCGAGAAGAAGATAATGATAGCGAGTGGGGCAATGAATAAAGAACTTATCTTGTTGCTGACTAACAAAGAGGACTTAACAGCTGATTTTGTAGTTTTAGAACTACAGAAACGAGGCATACCGTACTATAGATTCAATACGGAAGACTTTCCAACAAAGGTTAAGGCCAGTATTTTCTTTGATGTTGATACGCTTCACGGTTATATAGAAGATGAAAGACATTATATTGATATGCAAAAAGTTAAGAGCATCTGGTATCGCAGGCCTAAAAGGGCGATTTTACCAGAAAAATTTGGAGATTTTAAGACCTTTTGTATTAACGAATCCTGGTTTTTTATACGTGGGTTTTGGGAAAGTATCGACTGCTTCTGGGTTAGTCACCCGTACTCTCTGGAAAATGCGAGAAGTAAAATTAAACAACTTCAAGTAGCAAAAGAACTTGGCTTTGATATTCCAAAAACCCTAATTACTAACCAACCGGAGGAAGTAAGAAAGTTTTTCGATTACTTGAAAGGAAAGATGGTAGTAAAACCGGTCAAGTCAGGTATTGTTAGGGGTGAAAATAACGAATTTGTAATTCATACAAGCAAGGTGAACGAAGAACACTTATTGAATTTAGAGGATTTAAGATTTGCTCCATCGATATTTCAAGAACTGCTTCCGAAAAAATACGACATCAGGGTAACTGTCATTGGGCAGAACGTATTTCCAGTGGAGATTCATTCCCAGGATAACCCGGATGCAATGATTGACTGGCGCAAGCCTCAGGATGTTGATCTGGTGCATAAGTCGCATCACTTACCGCCTTTACTGGCTGACAAATGTCTGAAACTTACTAGGTACTATGGTTTGCAGTTTGCTGCAATAGACCTTGTGCTGACACCCGATAATCAATACTACTTTCTCGAAATCAACCCCAACGGCCAATGGGCCTGGATACAGCAGAAGACAGGGCTACCTTTGACTGAAAGACTTGTTGATTTGCTGACTGGAGTTCAGTAA